TAGACCCGCTGCATCATCCACAGCATGTAGCCCGCGGTGATGACGATGCCCAGGGCGGCGACGATGGTGAGCGCATGGTACTTGGGCCAGGCGCCCAGCAGCACCAGCACCTCGGAAACGAAGCCCGAGAGTCCCGGCAGCCCCATGGAGGCGAAGAACGCCAGCGCCGTGAAGCCGGCGTACACCGGCATGATGCTGGCCAGGCCGCCGAAGCCGTCGATGTCCCGGTGATGGGCGCGGTCGTAGATCACGCCCACGAGCAGGAAGAGCATGGCGGTGA
This Deltaproteobacteria bacterium DNA region includes the following protein-coding sequences:
- a CDS encoding proton-conducting transporter membrane subunit, coding for TAMLFLLVGVIYDRAHHRDIDGFGGLASIMPVYAGFTALAFFASMGLPGLSGFVSEVLVLLGAWPKYHALTIVAALGIVITAGYMLWMMQRVYLGPPNEKYRSLPEINGREIFTLFPLGVIVVIVGVYPRVVLDLLQASLNNINQMVIAHLS